The nucleotide window TTATGCTTAGAAAAGTGCTCCTCAAGCAAGATAACAGAcgaccggattataaaaaataaaaaacagaagaaaagacCAAACCTCCTTATTTTCGGCAGCATTGCAGTTTGTGGATTGGTTCTCCATAGATCTCTAACGCGacaccaaaaaccaaaaaatgctTGCTTAGATACAGAGACATGATTCCctttatataatttcagatACGACAAATTGATAACTTACCCTATGGTTGGCCTCCGACGGTTATAGGGTTGGTCAGTGCAGAATTTAGCAACAtttaaattggtttttttttaatcgacGTTTCTTATGAAATAATAGATTTTCAACTAATGTGTTTTACTATTGTTTTGCTCCATCCTGGAAGTTCTAGCGGTTTAATAATCTCCTgatattcaataaataattatcGATTTCTATTCAATTCTCCTGATTTCCTCATAAATGAGTTGTTATTAACTTTTATTTCATGAAGATAATCCGTGAGTTGACTTCAAGTCATTACTATTTTGATTTCGTTTCTTTTTCTGAGTCTGAGTTATCGTAACTAATAATCATATTCCACGAGGTAATAATTATATTCTTTACTTTctaattttggaaaaaaaaaatggtacaaTTTAGagcttatattaaaaattgaacggcactagtgtagtggtttggagtaattgCTATTCTAGACAAGGTTCTGAATTCGAGTTCTAGCACATGTGTTGTGTGTGAGCTTATTATATTATCGCCTCTCTCAATAAGAAaggttcttaaaaaaaaaaaatttgcggagttagaaaataatatacacatacatacgtattttttttaataatacttAAAAACTCGATAAAATAcacgtttaaaaaaaatcaaacatacaATACACGTATTGTGCacgtatgtatatatttttcatgtttaatacacgtatttttacaaaattttcaatactacatacaaaattcacgtattgtacacataatttttcacatattattgaataaaaataatgtataGTGGCCGAACTTTTCAGTtgtaaattgacaaaattttaCTGAATAAAACacgtatgtattttatttgtatttttttttaaaaaaaaaaccggcCACCTAGGCGCTATTAGGCGGAtcctttatttaattaattaattattttaataaatagtacagtcttttttgggtttttttaaaatagtatggccgcacggctatacgtttaaatataatatttaaagagtatcgCCGAGCAGCTATACTCGTAAAAAAAACCCGCCCGGGCGCTAGGATGTATGTtggtaataaatagtatagccgcgcggctatagcGGGGtctatttaaatagtatagccgcgcggctatacccgttaaatatatttatggcTAATTTGGTATtgttgtgctgtgaaaataatcgctgtcaaatttgctgtgagagaaatcagtttggcgtttggtaaactttttgttttaagtgtTGTTAGTATTATTCTCacataattagaaaataattgctgcataatcattaaacccaactcctcttcaaaactgatttttgcataatcagaaaatgaaagcacatctttagctgctttcccttatagctttctctcacaataatttttaataataagtgattttcttatTGTTTACCAAACTGGCTgggcttcccaaaattttaaaaaaattatttatcaccccgaaataagcaatgccaaacggACACTTAATGGAATATAATCACGCTTTCAGCACAGttcatgttttgtttgtttcaagACTAGAAGGCGTTTTAACAGATAGCAAAGATCACGTTTCTTCcgagaaaataacaaataaaaccaGGCTAAAGATGTCAAGTGTAATCCATGCCAATAAGGCCCTCAACTGGAAATCTGCAGAGTTTGTCGAAAATGTCTCTAAATCAAACTCCACAATTCACAGAAATCATATTTCAAACTTAAAAACAAAGACTGTTTAAAGAAACATGGGCTTAATAAGGCTGTTAATGGTATTTACAACGGCCTGCATTAGTTGGCGCCGGTGGTTTTACATAATCTAAAccagtttttcttttcgtcTGACTGACAGTTACACACAGGGCCTTAGGAAGAATCAAAAAAATCTGGACTGCACAACTGCACAGTAAATGAGGTACCAAAAACGTGGTGGTGCCTGCCCTATAAAGGGAGGCATGCATCTTATGCTCTAAGCCACAGTGAGTGAGTTGAGGTTTTACAATATCCAACAAGCAAGCAGTTTTCATATTGCCTTTGTGTTTTTCTCTTCCCTTTGTTCAGAAAGAGAGTATGGAGATGAAACTGATGGGTTGTTGGTCTCTGATAGTTTTTGGGTTGGTGGTTACGGTTTTGAACAATGCATGTCCTGCAAATGGGATCACATGCCAAGAGGCCCTAATGACTTTGATGCCCTGTGAGTCATACTTGGTGGGTTCTGGCCCAGGCACTCCTGCCGTTCCTTGTTGTGCTGGTGTCCAAACCCTTGTTTCTGAGGCTACCTCCACTGAAATCCGCAGGAGCCTCTGTGAATGCTTGAAAAAAGCTGCATCTGGGATGAAGATTGACCCAGGCAGACTTAAGGCCATCCCCGAATACTGCAAGGTCTCCATTCCTGTACCTCTTGACCCCGCCGTCGACTGCAGCaagtaatctctctctctctctctctctctctctctctctctctctctctctctctctctctctctctctctcttttcttatttatgtaTCTAAGAATATCAGACACATTTTTTGTTCATGTGATATATATGATTTGGTTGGACTAATGTgttctttttacttttgtgATGTGCAGAGTTCCTCTGTTCTAAAGGGTGTGCATGATGATGTTATGAAATAAAACTTGGAGAATGATTAGCTGCAAGCCAGATGTTTTGGGATGTGCAGAAAATTAATTAGTGTTTGATTCATTTTGTGCATCCAAAATATGTATTGAAAAGCAATTATAAAGTAAACGAATGCTATCatttctccaatttctctcttttttcttaacTTGGTTTTGTCTCTGCTCCCAACTGAAAAGCAATTAAGCTGTATCCTTTTATAAGgctataaaatttaacatgCATTAGATGgcaaaactaaataaaactcCAGACTCCAAATGCAGCCTCCAAACTCTTCTGAAATAATATGACTTTTAGtaccaataaaaaataacccaTCAGCACCAAATGTGTTTTCAGCTGTGGAGGCTTGTTTGAACGAGACTGAGAGTTACTGTTGCATGTCAAGACATTTTCCAGGAGCCTTACTGTTGTACCATTTTCATTAGAAAATTTCACTCACCAAAATCTACATTGCTAGGTATTATACTCGGTGCTTACAATGTTAACTACCCTgtaatgaaaaagaagaagaaaagattagCATCAATGCAAAACTTAATCTCTGATTCTCTCTGTGTctcagaaatgaaaaaaataaagaaataccAATTGTCTTGTTGAGCAGCCAGAGCAGAAGGGCCAGTTGAATTGCAAAAATAGAGTGAAGCCACATTCTATCCACCGTGAACCCAAACACTGTGATCCCTGCTCTATTATTCTCCAGATATTTCACTGCAAAGGCGACCACACGCTAtcattacaaaaaagaaaaaagaaaaaaagggggcaaaaacataaataaataaattcaacaGTGTCACTGAAGATGATGATCTGTTCCTACTACAACCTAGAGCTTGTCTTTTCTGGAATGAGATTGTTTGGGTGTAAATTGGCACCAGCCTGGTGTTGTCCAAATCGTCATCTTCTCCAGCTTCGTCATCTTCTGATTCAGTATCAGCACCAAAAGGAAACACTTGAGCTGAAGAAATCGGAGCCATTGGAGTCTCACTTTCCGTGTAATCAAAAGACTGTATTGTGGCGCAGACATGCCACTTTGCAGCAAGCCCCGTTATCGACTGTGCTTTGTgtgttatttttgttgcaCTTCGCAGGCAAATGAAAAGACTAATAACTAGGCTAATGGAACATAACTGCAACatgaccagaaaacaaaaatgacaatatatatatatatatatatatataatttgaatcAGATACCGTCATATATGTAAGTGAAAGAAGGATTAAAAATTACCGCAAGCTCTCCAGCCTTGAAGATATTAACATGAGCACTAGACCTAGTAACCATGACCAGAGAAATGAGCTGACTTGCTGTGACCATAATTAGAGAGAGCAAGATGAATACTCGAAACCTATGGCTCATCAGCCGAAGGTTCCTTCTGATCTTGAGGTGCTCCATCAAGATTAACTCAACCTCGGTCTCCTTTTGAAAAACT belongs to Prunus persica cultivar Lovell chromosome G4, Prunus_persica_NCBIv2, whole genome shotgun sequence and includes:
- the LOC18779255 gene encoding non-specific lipid-transfer protein 4.1, which encodes MEMKLMGCWSLIVFGLVVTVLNNACPANGITCQEALMTLMPCESYLVGSGPGTPAVPCCAGVQTLVSEATSTEIRRSLCECLKKAASGMKIDPGRLKAIPEYCKVSIPVPLDPAVDCSKVPLF